A single window of Actinoallomurus bryophytorum DNA harbors:
- the recF gene encoding DNA replication/repair protein RecF (All proteins in this family for which functions are known are DNA-binding proteins that assist the filamentation of RecA onto DNA for the initiation of recombination or recombinational repair.), with protein MYVAHLTLQDFRSYESADLALDSGISAFVGPNGHGKTNLVEAIGYVALHGSHRVSTDAPLVRQGAARAIIRAGVVRDERRALIELEINPGRANRARLNRSPVQRPREVLGMLRTVLFAPEDLVLVKGDPGDRRRFLDELLTVRAPRFAGVRSDYDRVLKQRNALLKSAAAHRRSPGQEVLSTLDVWDTHLARTGGELLGARLELVAALRPLVAKAYADLAPGGAADLEYRASAGTELSTDRGQLGEAMLAAMAEARQNELVRGISLVGPHRDELVLKLGDLPARGYASHGESWSFALALRLAAFELLRADGDDPVLILDDVFAELDTGRRRRLAELVAPAEQVLITAAVPADVPAQLSGAAFDVADGEVSRVR; from the coding sequence GTGTACGTCGCCCACCTGACGCTGCAGGACTTCCGGTCCTACGAGTCCGCGGACCTCGCCCTGGACTCGGGGATCAGCGCGTTCGTGGGCCCGAACGGACACGGCAAGACCAACCTCGTCGAGGCCATCGGCTACGTCGCGCTGCACGGCAGCCATCGCGTGTCCACAGACGCACCGCTGGTCCGGCAGGGCGCGGCCCGAGCGATCATCCGGGCCGGGGTGGTCCGCGACGAGCGTCGCGCGCTGATCGAACTCGAGATCAACCCGGGCCGCGCCAACCGCGCCCGGCTCAACCGCTCGCCGGTGCAGCGGCCCCGCGAGGTGCTGGGGATGCTGCGGACCGTGCTGTTCGCGCCCGAGGACCTCGTGCTGGTGAAGGGCGATCCGGGCGATCGGCGCCGGTTCCTCGACGAGCTGCTGACCGTACGCGCGCCGCGGTTCGCCGGCGTCCGGTCCGACTACGACCGAGTCCTCAAGCAGCGCAACGCCCTGCTGAAGTCCGCCGCCGCGCACCGGCGCTCGCCCGGCCAGGAGGTCCTGAGCACGCTCGACGTCTGGGACACCCACCTCGCTCGTACGGGTGGGGAGCTGCTCGGAGCCCGGCTGGAGCTGGTGGCCGCGTTGCGCCCGCTGGTCGCCAAGGCGTACGCCGACCTCGCTCCCGGCGGCGCCGCCGACCTGGAGTACCGCGCCTCGGCCGGCACGGAGTTGTCCACAGATCGTGGGCAACTCGGCGAGGCGATGCTCGCCGCGATGGCCGAGGCCAGGCAGAACGAACTGGTGCGCGGCATCAGTCTGGTCGGGCCGCACCGCGACGAGCTCGTGCTGAAGCTCGGCGATCTGCCGGCCCGCGGGTACGCCAGCCACGGCGAGTCCTGGTCCTTCGCGCTGGCCCTCCGGCTGGCGGCGTTCGAACTGCTCCGCGCGGACGGCGATGACCCGGTGCTGATCCTCGATGACGTGTTCGCCGAGCTGGACACCGGCCGCCGTAGGCGCCTGGCCGAGCTGGTCGCGCCCGCCGAACAGGTTCTCATCACCGCGGCCGTGCCGGCCGACGTGCCCGCACAGCTCAGTGGCGCGGCCTTTGACGTAGCCGACGGGGAGGTCTCACGTGTCCGATGA
- a CDS encoding DUF721 domain-containing protein — protein MSDEHQDPQPVENPAKSGIELAREALAQAKADARERGALPGQGRKKRRKPVREPGRGGSDPTAFGPAIRELMAARGWQERAAVGGVFGRWPEIVGPELAEHTKPETFEDGILVIAADSASWATQVRLLASNLVKRLNEDLGHGTVKRVKVVGPSTGNRGSGRLRVTGGRGPRP, from the coding sequence GTGTCCGATGAGCACCAGGATCCACAGCCTGTGGAAAACCCGGCGAAGTCCGGGATCGAGCTTGCGCGAGAGGCTCTGGCCCAGGCTAAGGCGGACGCACGCGAGCGTGGCGCGCTGCCCGGGCAGGGGCGCAAGAAGCGCCGCAAGCCGGTGCGCGAGCCCGGGCGCGGCGGCAGCGATCCGACCGCGTTCGGTCCCGCGATCCGCGAGCTGATGGCCGCACGCGGCTGGCAGGAGCGCGCGGCCGTCGGCGGCGTCTTCGGGCGCTGGCCGGAGATCGTCGGCCCTGAGCTGGCCGAACACACCAAGCCGGAGACCTTCGAGGACGGCATCCTGGTCATCGCCGCCGACTCGGCGAGCTGGGCCACCCAGGTACGGCTGCTCGCGTCCAACCTTGTCAAGAGGCTGAACGAGGACCTCGGCCACGGCACCGTGAAGCGGGTCAAGGTCGTGGGCCCCTCGACCGGAAATCGCGGCAGCGGACGTCTCCGCGTGACCGGCGGCCGCGGGCCCCGTCCCTGA
- the gyrB gene encoding DNA topoisomerase (ATP-hydrolyzing) subunit B produces the protein MEAVRKRPGMYIGSTGERGLHHLVYEIVDNSVDEALAGHADTITVTLLADGGVRVTDNGRGIPVGEHPVEKRPAIELVLTTLHAGGKFDSKSYAVSGGLHGVGSAVVNALSTRLEAEVRVDGHVWRQSYNWQGPTTPLAKGEATDETGTIIAFWPDGTIFETLEWNFETLSRRMQEYAFLNRGLSITLTDERPEHINGEPKVVSYHYEGGIEDFVRYLNAKKESVHNTVIAFSDETEGMSLEVAMQWSGSYSESVHTFANTINTAEGGTHEEGFRAALTTVVNKYAREQKLLREGKDDNLAGEDVREGLTAIISIKLADPQFEGQTKTKLGNTEAKSFVQKAMYENLRGWLDANPGEAKEVINKATQAARARIAARQARDLTRRKSLLESTSLPGKLSDCQSTDPRKTEIYVVEGDSAGGSAKGGRNPQYQAILPIRGKILNVEKARIDRVLKNNEVQAMITALGTGIHDEFDIEKLRYHKIILMADADVDGQHIRTLLLTLLFRFMKPLVEAGHVYLAQPPLYKIKWDARGQDSDYAYSDRERDALIQAGMESGKRDPRPRDGVQRFKGLGEMNAAELWDTTMDPEHRILLQVTLDDAAQADELFTVLMGEDVEARRSFIQRNAKDVRFLDI, from the coding sequence CTGGAGGCGGTCCGCAAGCGCCCTGGGATGTACATCGGTTCCACCGGTGAGCGCGGCCTCCACCACCTCGTGTACGAGATCGTCGACAACTCCGTCGACGAGGCCCTCGCGGGACACGCCGACACCATCACGGTGACACTGCTCGCCGATGGTGGCGTCCGCGTGACGGACAACGGCCGTGGCATCCCCGTGGGCGAGCATCCCGTTGAAAAACGACCGGCGATCGAACTCGTCCTCACGACGCTGCACGCCGGCGGCAAGTTCGACAGCAAGTCCTACGCGGTCTCCGGCGGCCTGCACGGCGTCGGCTCCGCGGTGGTGAACGCGCTGTCGACCCGGCTGGAGGCCGAGGTCAGGGTCGATGGCCACGTGTGGCGCCAGTCCTACAACTGGCAGGGCCCCACGACCCCGCTGGCCAAGGGCGAGGCGACCGACGAGACCGGCACCATCATCGCCTTCTGGCCCGATGGCACGATCTTCGAGACGCTCGAGTGGAACTTCGAGACGCTCAGCCGGCGCATGCAGGAGTACGCCTTCCTCAACCGGGGGCTGTCGATCACGCTGACCGACGAGCGGCCGGAGCACATCAACGGTGAGCCCAAGGTCGTCTCGTATCACTACGAGGGCGGCATCGAGGACTTCGTGCGTTACCTCAACGCCAAGAAGGAGTCCGTCCACAACACGGTGATCGCGTTCAGCGACGAGACCGAGGGCATGTCGCTCGAGGTCGCCATGCAGTGGAGCGGCTCCTACTCCGAGTCCGTGCACACCTTCGCCAACACGATCAACACGGCCGAGGGCGGCACCCACGAAGAGGGCTTCCGCGCCGCGCTGACGACCGTCGTCAACAAGTACGCGCGCGAGCAGAAACTCCTGCGCGAGGGCAAGGACGACAACCTCGCCGGCGAGGACGTACGCGAGGGTCTCACCGCGATCATCTCGATCAAGCTGGCCGACCCGCAGTTCGAGGGCCAGACCAAGACCAAGCTGGGCAACACCGAGGCCAAGTCGTTCGTCCAGAAGGCCATGTACGAAAACCTGCGCGGCTGGCTCGACGCCAACCCGGGTGAGGCCAAAGAGGTCATCAACAAGGCCACCCAGGCGGCACGCGCGCGCATCGCCGCCCGCCAGGCCCGCGACCTGACGCGCCGCAAGAGCCTGCTGGAGTCCACCTCACTGCCGGGCAAGCTGTCGGACTGCCAGTCCACCGACCCGCGCAAGACCGAGATCTACGTCGTCGAGGGAGACTCCGCGGGCGGCTCGGCCAAGGGCGGCCGCAACCCGCAGTACCAGGCGATCCTCCCGATCCGCGGCAAGATCCTCAACGTGGAGAAGGCCCGCATCGACCGGGTCCTGAAGAACAACGAGGTCCAGGCGATGATCACCGCCCTGGGCACCGGCATCCACGACGAGTTCGACATCGAGAAGCTCCGCTATCACAAGATCATCCTGATGGCGGACGCCGACGTCGACGGCCAGCACATCCGCACGCTGCTGCTGACCCTGCTGTTCCGCTTCATGAAGCCCCTGGTCGAGGCCGGGCACGTCTACCTCGCCCAGCCGCCGCTGTACAAGATCAAGTGGGACGCCCGTGGTCAGGACTCCGACTACGCCTACTCCGACCGTGAGCGCGACGCGCTGATCCAGGCCGGCATGGAGTCGGGCAAACGCGACCCGCGTCCGCGCGACGGCGTGCAGCGGTTCAAGGGCCTTGGCGAGATGAACGCCGCGGAGCTCTGGGACACGACGATGGACCCCGAGCACCGCATTCTGCTGCAGGTCACGCTCGACGACGCCGCCCAGGCGGACGAGCTGTTCACGGTCCTCATGGGTGAGGACGTCGAGGCACGCCGCTCGTTCATCCAGCGCAACGCCAAGGACGTGCGCTTCCTCGACATCTAA
- the dnaN gene encoding DNA polymerase III subunit beta — protein MKFRIDRDVLADAVAWTARTLPVRPPVPVLAGMLIEAGETLKLSSFDYEVSAQMTMDIDADEPGTALVSGRLLAEISRSLPAQPVEITTDGAKVTLKCGTAKFTLLTMPVEDYPSLPAMPPAAGMVGSDEFAAAVAQVAIAAGRDDTLPMLTGVRLEIEGETVTLASTDRYRLAVRQLRWKPEQPDFSAVALVPAKTLSDTAKALTSGAEVSIALAAGGSGSGEGMIGFDGGGRRTTTRLLDAEFVKYQSLWPKETSAVAEIETGPFAEAVKRVGLVAEKNTPVRLSFRQGEVVLEAGSGDDAQAVEVLGASLEGQDIDVAFNPHFLLDGLSAIGSDVARLAMTTSTKPAVMTGKPANDEDPDYRYLIMPIRLSS, from the coding sequence GTGAAATTCCGCATCGACAGAGACGTCCTCGCAGACGCCGTTGCCTGGACCGCGCGAACCCTGCCGGTCCGCCCGCCCGTGCCCGTGCTCGCGGGCATGCTCATCGAGGCCGGAGAGACGCTGAAGCTGTCCTCGTTCGACTACGAGGTCTCCGCGCAGATGACGATGGACATCGACGCCGACGAGCCGGGCACCGCGCTGGTGTCGGGCCGGCTCCTCGCCGAGATCTCCCGCAGCCTGCCCGCCCAGCCGGTCGAGATCACCACCGACGGGGCGAAGGTCACGCTCAAGTGCGGCACGGCGAAGTTCACACTGCTGACGATGCCTGTGGAGGACTACCCGAGTCTTCCGGCGATGCCACCGGCCGCCGGAATGGTCGGCAGCGACGAATTCGCGGCCGCGGTCGCCCAGGTCGCCATCGCCGCGGGGCGTGATGACACCCTGCCGATGCTGACCGGCGTACGGCTGGAGATCGAGGGCGAGACCGTCACCCTCGCGTCCACCGACCGCTACCGGCTCGCCGTACGGCAGCTGAGGTGGAAGCCCGAGCAGCCCGACTTCTCCGCGGTCGCCCTGGTGCCCGCCAAGACGCTTTCGGACACGGCCAAGGCGCTGACCTCGGGCGCCGAGGTCTCGATCGCCCTCGCGGCCGGGGGAAGCGGCAGCGGCGAAGGCATGATCGGCTTCGACGGCGGCGGCCGCCGTACGACCACCCGGTTGCTGGACGCGGAGTTCGTCAAGTACCAGTCGCTGTGGCCGAAGGAGACCTCGGCCGTCGCCGAGATCGAGACCGGCCCGTTCGCCGAGGCGGTCAAGCGCGTGGGCCTGGTCGCGGAGAAGAACACCCCCGTACGCCTGTCGTTCCGGCAGGGCGAGGTCGTCCTGGAGGCCGGCAGCGGCGACGATGCACAGGCTGTGGAAGTTCTCGGCGCTTCTCTCGAGGGCCAGGACATCGACGTGGCCTTCAACCCGCACTTCCTGCTCGACGGGCTGAGCGCGATCGGTTCCGACGTCGCGCGGCTGGCCATGACCACCTCCACGAAGCCCGCGGTCATGACGGGCAAGCCCGCGAACGACGAGGATCCGGACTACCGTTACCTGATCATGCCGATCCGCTTGTCGAGTTGA
- the gnd gene encoding phosphogluconate dehydrogenase (NAD(+)-dependent, decarboxylating), which produces MELGMIGLGRMGGNMAERLRQAGHTVVGYDHNPDVSDVSSLPELMERLKAPRAVWVMVPAGEATRATVDSLRDALEPGDVVVDGGNSHFKEDQEHAQLLAERGIGFVDAGVSGGVWGLKNGYALMVGGSGDNVTHLMPIFEALKPEGDFGFVHAGEVGAGHFAKMVHNGIEYGMMQAYAEGWELLEASDLVKNVPETFRSWREGTVIRSWLLDLADLALDADPDLAKLKGYAQDSGEGRWTVQTAVDLGVPLPVITAALYARFVSQQEDSPAMKMVAALRNQFGGHAVETLKGADSPGADVTPPS; this is translated from the coding sequence ATGGAACTGGGGATGATCGGCCTAGGCCGCATGGGTGGCAATATGGCCGAGCGCTTGCGCCAGGCCGGCCACACCGTCGTCGGGTACGACCACAATCCGGATGTCAGCGATGTCAGCTCCCTGCCGGAGCTGATGGAGCGGCTGAAGGCACCGCGGGCGGTGTGGGTGATGGTCCCGGCGGGCGAGGCCACCCGCGCGACGGTGGACAGCCTCCGCGATGCGCTCGAACCCGGAGACGTCGTGGTCGACGGCGGCAACTCGCACTTCAAAGAGGACCAGGAGCACGCTCAGCTGCTGGCCGAGCGGGGCATCGGCTTCGTCGACGCGGGCGTCAGCGGCGGCGTCTGGGGCCTGAAGAACGGCTACGCGCTGATGGTCGGCGGCAGCGGGGACAACGTGACGCACCTCATGCCGATCTTCGAGGCGCTGAAGCCGGAAGGGGATTTCGGCTTCGTGCACGCGGGCGAGGTGGGCGCCGGCCACTTCGCCAAGATGGTCCACAACGGCATCGAGTACGGCATGATGCAGGCCTACGCCGAGGGCTGGGAGCTCCTTGAGGCCAGTGACCTGGTCAAAAACGTCCCGGAGACCTTCCGCAGCTGGCGCGAGGGCACGGTCATCCGTTCCTGGCTCCTGGACCTGGCGGATCTGGCGCTGGACGCCGATCCCGACCTGGCCAAGCTGAAGGGTTATGCACAGGACTCCGGCGAAGGCCGGTGGACGGTGCAGACGGCGGTCGACCTGGGCGTGCCGCTGCCGGTGATCACTGCCGCGTTGTACGCGAGGTTCGTCTCGCAGCAGGAGGACTCGCCGGCGATGAAGATGGTCGCCGCGCTCCGCAACCAGTTCGGCGGGCACGCCGTGGAGACGCTGAAGGGCGCCGACTCGCCGGGCGCCGACGTGACTCCGCCGTCCTGA